The genomic stretch GGGAGCGGAAAACTGCCTTCACGTGTTGCTACTTGTCATGACCGAACAGAAAATCCTCATTCACTCGCTTAGACCAGTTATTCTGACGGCCGTCGCGGAAGCCGTATCTTCGTTCCTGTTTCCCTTCAAGTGGCAGTGTCCCTACATTCCACTCTGCCCGCTAGGGCTTGCCGAGGTACTGCACGCTCCGTTACCCTACTTGATCGGGGTGGACTCGAGATTTTTCGATCTCTATGAACCACCCAGCGATGTAACTTGCGTGGATCTTGACACGAACAATATCAGTCTGTGCGAGTCACAAAAGCATCTGTCGACCAAACTGCTGCCCAAGCGGGCAGCTCGGATACTGAAACAAACGCTGCGCAATTTAGATGAATTAAATCAAAACACGGACAAAGATGCGTCTAATAGCTTGGATCGCGATTTGAAGAAAAAGAAGCGAGAGCAAAATCTCGAGCAGCGGATACAGGAAGCATTCCTGCAATTCATGGCGTCCATATTGAAGGGCTACCGAGAATATTTGGTGCCGATTTCACAAGCCCCAACCATCCGAGCGACCGATCCGGATGCGCTCTTCCAGATGAACGCGTTCCTAAGATCCAGAGACAAGGCGCACCACAAGTTTTTCCAGCTTTTGATGAAAACTCAAATGTTCATTAAATTCATCGAAGAACGATCGTTCTTCTCCGACGGGGACCACAATCTTGCATTCTTCGACGAGTGTGCAGAGAAAGTGAGTGCCTTCGAAGATACTCCAACTGAGATTAAGCTGATCGACTGGGACTCCGGGCAGAGCAGTGAGCGAACCAAGGTTATATTACCACCCGAGTGCCAGCCAGGCCTTCCAGAACAGAACTATCGCTACAGTTTCTTCCTGCTGAATCCAATCCTGCTGAAACAATCGCGCCGTAGTTTGTTAGCGCACGCTCTACAGCAGCACAACAGTCTTGCTCCGGGCTCTCCGATGGCAAGGCGAACAAagattgaaattaaaaccgccCAAAAGCTCGCTCGCAAAAATCAAACTAATCCCGAGCTTTGGGCTAAGCACCTGCTTGCGACCTGCTATTCCATCTACTTCATCGTTCTGCCTAGTCTAATTTCCGAGAATGCAGGGCGGGAACATGTCATCCTTAAAACCGCATACGACTTGCTGGGCAAGGCTTGCAAACTAAAGATTCAGTGTGATGAAGTTTGTTATCGTATAATGATGCAACTCTGCGGAATGCACAACCTTCCAGTTTTGGCGGTTCGTTTACACTACTTGATGAAACGTTCGGGAATTCAACCGAACGCTCTAACCTACGGTTTCTACAATCGATGTGTGCTGGAAGCAAAGTGGCCTTCTGATTCCATCCTTTCCAGTCAGATGAGATGGAACCGTCTACGAAACATCGTTATGGGAGCGGCCCATTTCAAGCGTGCCGGAAAGAAGTTTGCATCCCGTCGGAGACTTTCGGCTTCCCACGAGAATAACCTCAACACACTGGAAACAGTGGACGGAACTTCACGAACCAGTTTGGACTCCGGAATATCGCAAGCAGAGCATCAGACCGGGTCGTTGATGGATTTTGCAGCTTTTGATAAACTGCGTGGTCGTCTTGGGACGATCGTACGACAATCGGGAACACCCCAGGAATCATCGGATGTAGTAACCAGTGCCGGACTGCTGATCAGCGGCGAGGGAGCACATCTGAAAATCAGTCCCAAAGAGAAGCAATCATTCAAACCCCCCGCGGCAAGTCCTTGCGATCTTAGTCCACGAATGTTGGCAAGAGCCGATAGTTTCGCCGgtgattccaaattcattgacaAACTGCAGAAGCAAGCCCTTCATTACACTAACGGGTGTACACCGAAAGGAGGTGTTGGTGACGCTGGCGTCAATCGCGTGAAGCGAGCATTGGATTTTCAGGTCGAAAATGAGAACAACTCCCAAGAGGACGTCGACGATAAGTTAGCCTCTAAGGTCAGCCCGACTAAGTGCGTATGAAGCTTGTGATTTCTAATGTACTTAGAGTGATTTGAaaatttctttcttttttagGGTTTCGCCGCGAACTTTGGTGACCCAAGATGATCCTCTCGGTGCTTTGAACGACGACGGAAACGATGAAGTGCTTGAAATCCGTCAATCCACTGAGAAGTTGGCGTTGAATAATACCGGAGAACATAACGGAATCCATCACAATAATACTATCTACACGGACCAGCCGATTCTGTTCAAGGGTCAGCGGTCGGCGACGTTCGACGATTCGTTGCAGCTGAACAAAAGTATGCACCGGTCGGAAACGATGCCGGTTAGCAGTTCTGTCACGTCCAGCTTTGCCAGCATTGGCTCTTCGTTGAAGTTCAACTTTGGGTAAGTGCTGTTGTGGCTCCGTTGGATGTGTTTTTTGCGAGCTTATGCATCGCAGGTCTTTGCAACTTCTAACATGTCCCTTAAGCTTGGGAAACAAACTCAGCAAAACAGATGATGATGGAGCATCTAATTTTCATATTAAAATCTCACTGTCCTGTCGACTTTTTTCTTTCAACTTAAGAGACatgtatttttcaagttttcaGCAAACACCGGATGCATAAGCCTGGCAACATTAGCGATGAGTAACAGTAATTCGATGTCGTTTTGCGTTCTGTTTCGGAATGATGCATGAAAGTCAAAATTATTTTCCTCTTAGTTTATGTTTACTCACGGTCTATTTATCTCATGCCTGAAACCGAATGATTTCCACCAAGTTATATTTACgttctatttatttttttaatcgcCCATCCCAACATAACCATTTATATTTTTGGTAGCCGCTACTCACCTGCACGTTTATCCATGAAAAAAGATTTCAAATCGCTCTCGACGAATGTGATAGAAAGCATTTCCAGCGTCAGGTAAGTGCACACGTCATTTTCGGTATGCCATTCTTTTCTATAGtcttagtttagtttagtgTCACATTTCGATTGTCCATCACTCACATTGTTTCTTGTTGTTTGTGAGTTTCGTGtcgttgttttttaaattttagcaAACTAGAATTAGATCAAGTACAAAATCAGTTAGACTAACATTTGTCTGGTTATCAACAGTCCAAACCTGACGGGCAAGAAATCCAACGAGATCATCCAGGGTGGTCTCAGTAGTATTAAGAACGCGGCCACATCGGTGGCTAAAAAACTAGACGAAATTAAGGAGGCGATTTCCGCCAACTCGACTCCGGTCAAGACGGGTTCCGGTACAATATGTACCAGCAATGGGCTGGAACGGGATGGCCATGGATCGGAGAGTGACCTACTGAACGAGGACGGCGGTAACATCAATGGAAATCGTTCGCGGCGGGTATCCAGTGAGTTCGATCTCTGGGGTCGTTTCAGCGAGTCTCGCAAATCTAGCTGTAACAATCTTGTGCCTCTGGGAGAAAACACGACCTCGAGCAACAGCTTAAATGCCTATCCGACGCTACCGGAGAATGTTTACCAGTCGGTAACGGAGGTAATTAAATGGTTtttaaaattgagaaaaaataatgttttcatgattttcattCTAATTTTAAGGTATCGGAACCAAACGAATCCGACTACGTAATACAGATCATGTCCTGCTCGCAGTGTCACAACTGTTTCGTGCTGCTGTACGATGAAGATGTTATGGCTGGATGGTCGGCAGAAGACTCCAATTTGAACACCAGCTGCCACGCTTGCAATAAAGTGACGGTTCCATTCCTGAATGTCAACATTGTGTCCGAGGAGCAGCGAAGAATGACTACAgcccagcaacagcagcagcagctggcGGATGTGATTAACGTGCCATATCTGAACCCGTTGGTACTTCGTAAAGAGTTAGAGAATATTCTAAGCCAGGAGGGGGATTACGCATTGGCCAAGGCTAGCTTTGTCGAAGAGCATCCTATCATCTATTGGAATCTAGTGTGGTTCATGGAACGAATTGACGTTAGCACGCATTTACCAAATCTGTGCCTACCCAAGCAGGTTAGATCTGTTTAGTTGCTTAACAAGGTTCATATTTTGATTAgctacgtattttttttttcaggaggGAGATAATGCGGATCCACTTAGTAATTTAAAAACCGTTTCCGTGCACTGTTTGTGGGACAACCCACGGTTGCATTCCGAAGCTGGTCCAGCAATGTACATGCTCTGGAGGCAAAATCAACCGTCCAGTCCGCTGCTCAAAGCGCTACTCACCGACCAAACGTCGATCAATCGAGCGTGAGTTTTTTAATCTAAAaatcatgttctatttaaaacattttttgactCATTCCAGTGTGATGCAACAGGTGATCGCTTCGATCCGCTGCAACGATTTGTTGACGCCGGTTAAGCGGCTGGCCAACGAACGGCACAAACTTAAACATCGCGGTGTCGACCGGACGCATTCGATCTACCGGGACATCCTGTTTCTGGCCTTCATCGCGATCGGTCGGTCCAACATTGATCTGATCTCGTTTCACCGTGAGTATGCGGCCGTATTTGACAAACTAACCGAAAAGGAATGCAACACTTACTACCGGGCCCAGGATCTACCCCCGTCGTCAGCGGCTATCTTCTGCCGGGCCTACTTCAAGCCACTGATGCTGCCTTGACCGTTGCCGAAGCGGTACGAGTTCTGTCCGGACTGGGAACCATCGAATTCCGCTGGCCGACAGATCCGACCATCACCTGCTGAACGGAAAAGGTGAGCAATTAACTCTTTTTTGTCGTATTAGGAGCAACTGCTGTAAGTTATTTTGCTCAACCGGTAAGAGACGAGCATAAATCACTACTTCTTCAAATTAAAGCTAAATCTTTAGTTAGtttgaagaagaaagaaaacatTTCTTTCATGAAGTATAGATCGAAACTATCTACTAGACAAATACCTACGAGAAAGCCTGGAAAATATTCTCACTCATACGCCAATTCCACTTCATTTGCTTAGGCAATCAAATAATTACAGAAACAAATGCATTTGATGCATTAATAAATGTATTTTGAAATAAAGATACATACGAATAAATTTTCTTTGGTTTACAATAATGGCAAACCTTGGTTAATTCTACTCTTTCATCCCATAATAAAGTAGTAAATGAAGTGGAAATATTCACATGAGATTATAACCATTCAATCAATGATCGTGTCATGCTTGCTCAAACTTGTCGAACATGTTATGAAGCTGGCTGGCAATGCAATCAATTAAAACGGCAAAATCAACGCTTTGCTGCGCCTGCTGCACCTACTAGGAACAGGGAAAAACATTTCACTAACAATTTGTGATAAAACAGAAGAAATAAACACAAAATAAGTTAAACTGCAAAGCTACAGAAAATAAAGAAAGCAATCCTGAGTTAGGACGTGTTAGCAAGCTAAGTCAGTGTTTCCATTTTCATCTATTTGCTCCCAAGCAGCTGAGGCtgaaaaatgaacaacaaaaataTGAACTGTTGAGGAGAAGACGCATACCTACTCTACTGCTTACTAATTTTGTCTCATGAAAACACGCGCACCTATAATAGGGACATTCTACACCACGGATATGTTTGCTTTTAGTTGTTAGACTGTATGAACTCAACGGCGTTCTGCTACAAGGTTTGAAGAGGAATATATAATGTTTTGCTGTAGCAAGGCGAACTCTGGCTACCAAGCAAGGAACTAGTTAAATACTGTGTGAAATATATATATGTACGGTTCTTCGAAACTCGGCGCGTATTTGCTTTTTTATATCACATTCAAGACTACGGCAATAGGGTTGGTTTAGCGCAGTCATCGTAGGACGCGGGAAAAATGCAAGGGCCTTCGCAAAAGCTTAAATTTCTAACATTTAAAATcatgaattagaaaaaaattatcgGGGTATCTTCCACACCGGTTCAGTTGTTCAAAAAAGATTAAAGAGCACGTGTAAGGGTACTGCACTGAGCCATTTTTAAGATTTGAAAGAAGGAGAAACTCCGTCTCCCAAAAGTAATCTTGTTGACAATTGTGCAGTTTTCGATGCTGATTATTGCCTTTTGTTATGATTTGCGATTATTCATAACTATGGTCTCCATCTTTTGAGGCTCCAACATTTCGTCATACATtgcacaacaccggacccaagATAGAAACTTGCGGGACTCATGAGGTGCTTGGAACGCATTTGTGACACATGTCTGTGTTATGACAGTTAACAGTTAATTCTGGAAGTCGGTTATGGAGTCCCAAATGGCGCTAGTGATCGCATTTTCGATTTCTAGTGTTCCAGTGTATGACAAGAGGCGATTATAAATCCCCACTGTCTTACACTGGAATGCTACTTCGACCGTTTTAGTGATATTCCGGATAGCCATCACTGAACCTCCCCGGAAAAACTGTGGAGCCAGGAGCCaggacaaatttttttttcttcatctataagcCAGGACATATGACTACTACTAATTTGTATGACCATAATCGTATTCTAAGAGCAACCAGACTTCTTCTATTACTTCGCGTAGTGGCTCGTGCCGTAACTATCACGAATTTTCCTTCACTTTTCTCGGTCCTGGGTtactcgtcgccaatttccGAGTCAGATctcgcagatccgcttcaacctggtcaagccacCTAGCACGTTAGGTCCTTCTGTTTCTAATGACGAtggggtccttgaagagaaccgtTTTAACCGCACTGTTGTCCGGCATCCTCGTGACAGGTCCAGCCCATGGCCGCCTCCGAATCTTTGTCAGGTGCACAgtgggaatctctccaagtagtgcctgcagctcgtgattcatacgCCTGCGCCATTCTCCGCATAAGATTTGTAGGTACTCCTCGAAATATCGTCCGCAGCACTTGCCGTTAaaatacggccagtgcgcgtatgtcctTGTTAAGCAGCGTCACTGCTTCAAGTATGTAAAGAACTACTGGTCTAATTAAagttttgtacatcgtcagttcCGTGCGGCGCCGTATGCTCTTGGATCAAGCGTCCTGCGAAGGCCAAAGTAGGcccgatttccagcttgaaaatGTTGTTGGATCTTGTGTTGTTGTCGGCGGTTATCAGcatcccaagtatacgaactcaTCTTCGAGTTAACCTAAAAACACCTATTGTGCCACACTAACTTGAAGCGCGAAATATCTGCTACGGCTGAGGTAGCACTACAGCGTAAAAGAAGGGGCATTCGTTgcggacttttcatgcattcacactgcgccgtgtatgaaccgtgcctgcgccgcgctctggctgagaaatgttgatgtgtgtatgtgaaataACGTCTTCCTCTTTTTtacataccgcagctcactccgcgcgaaatatgtcactacaacatacacgcatccacccgactgccttccgtgcactctccggccaacacaaagtatcgtcggcaacgatagtttttccctcgcacggcggcagcacgacggcaactcagcgctgccccggtctgggcacggcgcgtcgatgtgaatgcgttcataagaacgcatgcaatcaatctcaaacaagcccggacgacacacggaacagccacggcccggtcccggaacggaagcagtgggaatagccctttataaTGAGGAACCCAAACTGGGCAGCAGTATTCCAGACAGGACCAAACCAAAGAGTTGTACAGAGATACCAAGCAGTGGATGTTTCTGAAGTCGAGTGGCATTCGAATAATCAGTTAGGGATGGGAAACATCGACTAAAATCGATGTTaaatcgataattatcgttgaATTCCCTAATACTATCGAAAGCTATCCATAGTTTGACAGCTAGAACcagataaagaaaaaaaaacaaagtgttgcttccgttgtggacaggaacagtatttaaaagtttattcgcaCACATAAATCGCACTTATGCGAAATCTCGTCGTTGTTCGTACAAGTTAGAGTGAGCGAAAATGATTATCTCTCAATTTTCCAACAATTTTAAAGAGGATTTCGTGTGAGAGCGAAAAAGCATCGAAGTCTCTTTCAACAGTGGCAAGGCcatttcattttttcagttctggcatcattgtggagtatgaatgccaatgcgaggaaaatgtcaataactatcgataacgctGAAAGCTTAACGATTCTTTCGATAGCCGACAGctcagagccgtagctactccgttttgtGTGGTGGGGCACAGAAATTTCACTGACGTTTTTTTGTTAAAGAAGTAATTTGAAAGTAATACATTTAGCTTAAATATACAAAAGCTAATCTAGAGTATGTGAATAGGTTAAGTATCCGCTTTATTTATACGAATTagaggttggcaaatggctgaacacgtgtaacttgagaccctaatgtggccattcacctctgtccagcaactcctatcccaacctccgaGTGGTGCCGatcggaatacgagtaaccttagcgaagTTCAGTGGAAattatggtcgtatgctgactggaaaGGGGGTTGTGCGCGgttgtatccccataggggcggcgtacaacagcgtctgacccggagcgggcggctgaattatggaatgctgtatcctcgctagctacacctaagatggcagccccatcagcaggatgtaggtatcgcgaccctggtaaggtagcataccgaaacctctcATCacccacgaacaacgaatttagaaatacggaacggatcaatcagcaaagacctaggctacgaacacggaaaaagattaaggtaaacgattggaagttgggtacttggaacgtccgatctctcaatgaaccggcgcgggctggcttgcttgctcgagaactacagcggcaggaagtcgaaatcgcagcgattcaggaggttcggtggccaaattccggagaaagggaattccgtgcagtagaccctattgcccgcacttctttcaagtaccacatctactacagtggcggcaaagcagcggaacggggcgtcggtttcgtagtgctgggaaatcagaaaacaagagtcatccggtggaggcctaCAGCaactacagttttttttttttttttttttttttttttttttttttttttaaggggggatttgttagtagcttaagtatttatgataaatattagtaaataatgagtatgtgtgtccaatcacaaatggtgacttctcaacactgttagaaatttgtaattttaattgttaggatttgtttgctttcgcaattaggacttatcattcgtagggatttaaacctacttgtcagaaaaggggaagtaaacttacaactaacttaattgctaacttattggctataaagagagcttatcgtagcaattgaggattgcaacgatttttgtcgaaaaattgttaataattttatttgacatagcttctaatggttcaacaccagtaagtctatgtaattcgagtgtaccaaaccaaggaggacgcttcaaaatcattttcagaattttattctgaatcctttggagcgttttcttccttgttgaacagcaacttgaccagatcggtacagcataaagcattgctggtctaaaaatttgtttgtaaatcaaaagtttgttctttaaacaaagtttagaattcctgttaatgagaggatataaacatctcgtatatttgatgcacttggcttgtatactctcaatgtgctctttgaaaataagttttttatcataaattagtcccaagtacttaaccttgtcggaccaacttaaaataaccccattcatcttgacaacgtgattattgtttggcttgaggaaagaagccctaggcttatgcggaaaaattatcatttgagttttagaagcattgggagagattttccacttttgcaagtaggaagaaaaaatatctaaacttttctgcaatcgactgcatatgacacgaagactttttccttttacggaaatgcttgtgtcatcgcagaacaatgactttgtgcatcctggaggcaaatcaggaagatctgaagtgaatatgttgtacaggactggacccaagactgaaccttgaggcacacctgctctgacaggaaatctatcagattttgaattctgatagacaacctgcagagttcgatcagtaagataattttttaaaattttgattaggaaaattggaaaattaaaagtttgcaatttcgcaatcaaacctttatgccaaacactgtcgaatgctttttctatgtctaaaagagcagctccagtggaataaccttcagatttgttagctcgtatcatattagtaactctgagcaattgatgagttgtggaatgcccatggcgaaatccaaactgttcatttgcaaaaattgaattttcgttgatgtgtgacatcattctgttaagaataactctctcaaacagtttacttattgaagaaagcaaactgattggtcgataacttgaaacttcagctaggttcttatccggttttaaaatgggagtaatttttgcatttttccataatttgggaaaatatgcaattttgaagcagcaattgaaaattttttactaaaaaatccattgtgctctcagggagatgtttgattaatatgttagAGATTCCaccgtcaccaggtgctttcatatttttgaaatttttaataattgatttaatctcattcaagttagtttcaattatttctgcaggtaaaaaattctgggaagaaattaaatcaaattgacgtgtgacttcattttcaattggactcacaaaattcaaatttgagttatgaacactctcaaactgctgagcaagtctttgagccttttgttcattggatacaagaaaacgttcaccatcttttaaaactggaataggctttgaaggtttcttaagaatcttcgacagcttccaaaatggttttgaatatggtttcaatttttcaactttagtctcaaaattttgatttctcagaagagtaaatctatgtttaatctctttctgtaaatctttataaatagttttaaaaacagggtcacgagaacgttgatattgacgtctgcggacatttttcaaacgaattagaagttgaagattttcgtcaataattggtgaatcaaatttcacttgagcctttggaacagaataattcctggcatcaacaattgcacattttaatgcttccaaagcggaatcaatattcacttcgttttgcaaatcaagctcattattgaaatttctctcaatatgagttttgtatctttcccaattagccttgttataattaaaaacagagctcatagggtttaaaactgattcatgggataaagaaaaagttattggaagatggtcagaatcaaagtcagcatgtgtgatcaaatcactacatacatgactttgatctgttagcaccaaatcaattgttgaagggtttcttacagaagaaaagcatgtaggactattcggagacaaaatagaatagtatcctgaagaacaatcattgaataaaattttgccattggaattactttgagaattattccatgaacgatgtttagcgttaaaatcgccgataataaaaaatttcgaacgatttctggtgagtttttgtaaatcacctttaaaataatttttgtgctcgcgtgtgcattgaaatggtaaatatgctgcggcaataaataaaatcccaagttcagtttgaacttcaattcccaaagtttcaataactttcgtctcaagatggggaagagcacgatgtttgattcggcgatgaataacaattgcaactccaccgccggaaccctgaatcctatcatatctatgaaccacgtaattgggatcatattttaattttatgttaggtttcaaaaatgtttcagtaataattgcaatatgcacattatttactgttaaaaaattaaaaagctcattctcattggccttcaatgagcgagcattccaatttaatattttaattgttttatttaaaatcattgctaaattttaaattaaaaacaattttaatagtaaaatttgtgcctatttgaatggcttcaaacattgattttgcctgcaacatggcgttcataagatcgaacattgcctgttgcagaaaagaaagtttacctgccgtaataggccccaggcagttgacattagaaaaaatattttcggcagcaatattagctggagtaataggtgtacaattattttctagcgtgttttgcttacccatattaacggtcattttcgaactaccaacactaggcggtataatgttcgaactacctgtaacctgtgcataagttaaacgggtatgcaaaggagtaggtaaactatgcgtcactggtacgcttggagaattttgttttgaagttggttttaattgagaaattgaattttgtttaccttgccttgccttaacaattgctaaacggactgggcattgataaaaattcgacatatggttgccgttacaattcgcacagcgaaaatttttactctctttcacaggacatgtgtcctttttgtgagaagagtctccacaaatgaggcatttttggtccatgttacagaactttgaaccatggccataacgttggcaaatacggcattgggtgatatgcttttcacctccgctaaactttcgatataattcccattttacacgcacgttatataaagcatgtgctttttcaaaaaattttaaggtattaacctcactgcggttaaaatgaattaaataatttacaagggaaattccagttcgctgactgttttcgcctcgtgatttttgtttcattagaattacttgggtaggggctatgccaagtaattctgtcaaagtaagtttgatctcatcaacggtttgatcgttggtgagacctttcaagacaaccttgaacggcttggcgttcttggtgtcatatgtaaaaaatttgtacatcttgtcagttaaatactgaacaagacgatcacgaccctttactgagtcggctaataagcggcattcacctctactgccaatttgataggtaactttaacgtcagaaacaaacgttgaaagttcctttttgaatatattaaattcagaagaaatagttaccacaataggtggaactttctccttttttaaagattttatattttgtatagtttcattattggtaacttccatttcaccagcttcttgctcaggcaaaatatcaaaaggattgtcactacagacactcgatgtgtcagaaagagatgcctctcttttcctccccgcagcgatgcgaggtttctttttccgtccagcaatttcaggtgatacgaaaaaagttaaaacaaatgttaaattcaaaagtaggtagtcttgagaaagactgatgggaaataactttcaggtagtctttaaaagacacactgacaaaacacaaactttgaagctataggcagtcaaagaccagtccacaagcaaccgaaaaaacgtctgatctgtaggacagttcaagacgcactggcaactacagtttaatcaacacctacgcaccgacaaacgacaaatccgatgaagtcaaagatgagttccaTGAGAAGCTTGAGCAAATtcatgacgagtgcccaaaacacgacgtaaaagtcgtcatcggagacgcaaacgcacaggttgggaggaaggaattcttccgtccggtcattggaaggcatagcctccactcgtcaaccaatgaaaacggcctgaggttgataaactttgccgcggccagaggaatggccatatgtacctcctattttccacgtttgaatatttggaAACACACcaggaggcatccaaatggagaagcctgctcccagatcgatcacgtaccgattgacggtcggcacttttcggatgttactgat from Wyeomyia smithii strain HCP4-BCI-WySm-NY-G18 chromosome 3, ASM2978416v1, whole genome shotgun sequence encodes the following:
- the LOC129731981 gene encoding DENN domain-containing protein Crag isoform X1, whose amino-acid sequence is MDERRLADYFVVAGMPENPKLLKENIFNDSSHLRSANTIDPITDIGVFFPSLGEKIPADYEILENTPTGLLADLNYGSVRTVACFIYFRRGKDKPPLVDIGVMYEGAERIMSDAEVVLNTPGDRLANVNNSSAKTFLTFRRAKNDMPCNELVVTDLCVVIPSKGEKPPHAFCMIHKTLNKGIMGSDVYLCYKKSMNRPKLISYQPEILHRYPTVDHNDFPLNLCPSVPLFCLPMGTTLEAWPHVPGGDGKLKRKPIQPIFSTFVLTVNDGTYKVYGSALTFYEDFGERQLNDQQRELLEWSPESHKTHSLHVNKSICLLSRWPFGDTFEKWLQFLHQISKLNEPLPVPIERYITHLLDEVPFPSPSILLQLSNLSNDRILLTLPEDSPLPRSGAGFRQLLSNLGAENCLHVLLLVMTEQKILIHSLRPVILTAVAEAVSSFLFPFKWQCPYIPLCPLGLAEVLHAPLPYLIGVDSRFFDLYEPPSDVTCVDLDTNNISLCESQKHLSTKLLPKRAARILKQTLRNLDELNQNTDKDASNSLDRDLKKKKREQNLEQRIQEAFLQFMASILKGYREYLVPISQAPTIRATDPDALFQMNAFLRSRDKAHHKFFQLLMKTQMFIKFIEERSFFSDGDHNLAFFDECAEKVSAFEDTPTEIKLIDWDSGQSSERTKVILPPECQPGLPEQNYRYSFFLLNPILLKQSRRSLLAHALQQHNSLAPGSPMARRTKIEIKTAQKLARKNQTNPELWAKHLLATCYSIYFIVLPSLISENAGREHVILKTAYDLLGKACKLKIQCDEVCYRIMMQLCGMHNLPVLAVRLHYLMKRSGIQPNALTYGFYNRCVLEAKWPSDSILSSQMRWNRLRNIVMGAAHFKRAGKKFASRRRLSASHENNLNTLETVDGTSRTSLDSGISQAEHQTGSLMDFAAFDKLRGRLGTIVRQSGTPQESSDVVTSAGLLISGEGAHLKISPKEKQSFKPPAASPCDLSPRMLARADSFAGDSKFIDKLQKQALHYTNGCTPKGGVGDAGVNRVKRALDFQVENENNSQEDVDDKLASKVSPTKVSPRTLVTQDDPLGALNDDGNDEVLEIRQSTEKLALNNTGEHNGIHHNNTIYTDQPILFKGQRSATFDDSLQLNKSMHRSETMPVSSSVTSSFASIGSSLKFNFGRYSPARLSMKKDFKSLSTNVIESISSVSPNLTGKKSNEIIQGGLSSIKNAATSVAKKLDEIKEAISANSTPVKTGSGTICTSNGLERDGHGSESDLLNEDGGNINGNRSRRVSSEFDLWGRFSESRKSSCNNLVPLGENTTSSNSLNAYPTLPENVYQSVTEVSEPNESDYVIQIMSCSQCHNCFVLLYDEDVMAGWSAEDSNLNTSCHACNKVTVPFLNVNIVSEEQRRMTTAQQQQQQLADVINVPYLNPLVLRKELENILSQEGDYALAKASFVEEHPIIYWNLVWFMERIDVSTHLPNLCLPKQEGDNADPLSNLKTVSVHCLWDNPRLHSEAGPAMYMLWRQNQPSSPLLKALLTDQTSINRAVMQQVIASIRCNDLLTPVKRLANERHKLKHRGVDRTHSIYRDILFLAFIAIGRSNIDLISFHREYAAVFDKLTEKECNTYYRAQDLPPSSAAIFCRAYFKPLMLP